GTGTGTTGAAAGACAGTAATGTGGCTCATGTTCTCTTAACTCGGGGTAAGCGTGTGAAGTGCTGATTAAGCTGCTGTTGAAGAAGCTGAGCTGTTACAGCAGATGCTTTCTAGACTAACACAAGTCTACTAACACATAACCTCATTCATTTACCGATCCAATCCCAGATTTTGCATATTGGCCAGTACTGATTGCGTTTCATTGCTGTTTTGTGTCTTGATCAGTGTATTATATCTGTATCTCCCTGTGTGGAACTGATGATCACTCGTTAGGTGTTTAACAAACACTACTGCATTATATATAAGGTTGAACACATTATGATAAATATACGATATAGTCATACTTTAATTGTGATTTATGGCGAAATTGTCTTTATTATTCAGTACTCATTTCACTTACTGTATAAACTCAAGCAtcttttattcatgtttaactTGTAATCACAGTGAAATGAGTCCGTATGATGTCCTTTAAGGCTTTGAAAGCATTAATATTCGAGTGcttaaaatactgtatatataaattatagttATTACAGTTGTTCTCTTTGTGGTCAGCTTTAGTATTGGTCCATTGTGGATTCATGTGCAAAGCGTTTGCTGTTGGTCCAGGGTTGGTGTTTTTAAAGCTTGATACTCCAGGtgaatggagtttaaaaaaagttaataccATATTCCCTAGTTGattgattacataatgcatcaTGTACGCAATgcttaatataattaaatatgcacgaATATGCAATTGCAGAACAGTTATCTgaatcactccataaatcagaaaataatgtcaacagacagaaaaaaataaattttcaccatgtttttaggaataaaatgcaAATAGATAAAGAGCATTCattggatattttttttcacaagtcTGAAACAACACATTATAAAAAGCCAAATAACCCAAAATCTCAATATTGACCAGTGCATAAAACAGTGTTTTTAGCTGTAGAACACCTCGAGGCCATTACATCTCTGATTTCAAAACAGGCAGGATTGATTGTGTTtcagaaataaatgcagcagtGTCTGCTTGGGTCTTACTAAGATCTCCAACCCCCGATGATGACATTTGACCTTTAGAGTCTGATCACACTCTTGAtaagatgtgtgtgtgtatgtactaGAGCAAGACACTGGTGTTTAGGCATGTTTGTGTAGTTTTAAAGCGTAGCAGCAGTGGTTTAATGCTCTCACTTTGGTTGAAAATATCAAGAGTTTATATGACCAACAGAACTGGTGCCCCAGAACCAGAGCCTAAAACTAACTTTCTGCCACACCTGCCagtgacttaaaggattagttcaatttcaaatgaaaattagcccaagctttactcaccctcaagccatcctaggtgtatatgactttcttctttctgacaaagacaatcggagaaatatgaataaatatcctgacggacatgagctttataatggcagtgaatgggaaacaacaagtatgagctgaagaaagtgtctccatctacatccatctatcataaacatatgccacatggctccggggggttaataaaggccttctgaagtgaagcgatgcgtttgtgtaaaaaaaaaaaaaaaaaaaaaaaaaaaattccatatttaacaagttatgaagtaaaatatgtagcttccggcagactgccttccgtataaaaaattacagaaaaaacgGAACTGCAACATAAGCatgttttacttcataacttgttaaatatggattttttttttttttttttttttttttttacacaaatgcatcgcttcgcttcagaaggcctacattacccccccggagccgtgtggcatatgtttatgatggatggatgtggatggagacactttcttcagctcatacttggtGTTTCCCATTCACTGCCTTTACAAAGCTTGAATCCGTCaggatatttaataatatttctccaattgtTTGTTTCAGAaagaagtcatatacacctaggatggcttgaggaagAGTAAAgattgggctaattttcatttcaaagtcaactaatcctttaagaaaatTTACCAGCCAAAACTATGTGTGACAATTGACGATTCTAAATCCTCTTTTCCAATTTCGATACCACAGCTAAAACTACTAGattaacttatataattttagtagcctacatttttaaagtaaacaatcagtaataaaataagaacaaataatcaaattattgcacaaataaatataatacaataaagaTACaattgaaataaacagtgcttttcaggcagatctaacagtagttttcaggtacagaaatgtaataaagtaCTTTTCACTATTCTACTATGTGTCCACCTGCAGATTGTCACTTTAATCATCATGTCTTGTAGTTCTGGTGACATTTTCTAAGCTTCTTTTTACTCTTCGAGACAGCCATGTAATAAGTACATAAGCATgtaacatttttacaatttcagtATGAACTTGGTACCAAAGTACTGGTACCTGTGACAGCAGTAGACATAAAAACATTTGCCTGATGAATGTTTACTAAACTAAAAAGAGTGCAGAAAGAACGACGCAAATTACCCTAATGCACGTTATAAGTTGGGTGTGAATTTAATTAACgttaatgacagacagcagcaggattaTTAGGCTTTAAGAGCCAGATCTGACACATcctattttctcacaactctttacatttaactttttaactcatttaagactgctTGTGAGGATACTCGCCATTAACAATATCGCTTTggcacattttcaaaacagtcTAAACATTCTCTAAACTGTAAGCTCAATTGTCACAACTGTTCGCTGGAACATCAGAACACCATCACATGTCAGCAAAATGTAGTTGCTCAccaaaacatttcattcatgCTTTTTAAACATAGTTTTTGTGTCAGTAAATTGGCCGATGCCACCAAAATACAGAGTTTTTGTCATTGTGTGAGCCACACTGGTCAAACGTTTTGTTATATACAAATTGCATGCATTTTCTACTTTTTAGTTGACACTGTCTGTTTTCTGCACTATAAAATAATGTCAGTTTTGTCTGGCCGAATGCTCTTGTCTCTCACACCGAGATTTTTAGATACAGATTTCAGCAGCAAGTAAAAAATTACTAGGAAAAGTCAATACTGTAGTACTCAAAAAGAAACTGGacatttggtcacactttatattagatgTCCATAACTGCTATGTACTTATTGTATTCATATTGCATtggaaaatagttgtgctgctattgaggtggatacaggtaaggttagggacaggtttgggtaggtttaagggaaGATCAACGGTGTATTCTAGATTTAATTAGTTGTAattacatgcagtttttaaaaaaaatattttttaaaaataataatctaaCGTTTAAATAATCTAACGTTTTAGATTATACTTAAAAAGTATAATCTAAAACGTATGTACACAGTAAgtgaattgtattaaattattcagttaaatgttagtacatagtagataaagacacctaatataaagtggaaccaaacatttttatttatatagcacatatttgtagaaatgtgttacatgtaaactgaaaataaattcacagttgcttgttcatttttacatatttaattatgtctTCCCCTAACACCACACATTCTTACATATCTTGCTCTTCCACAACAAGCAACTGTGTATTTTTAGTTTATATGTATCACATTTCTACTAAAAATAAACTGCTGTTGCTCTTTAGAGATTTAGACATTCCTGCATGTTCAAAGATGGTAGTGATTTTGCTGGACAAACTCCTTATAACCTACTGTATGcttccaaacttttgattgaTTGGTAAGATGGTGCGATTCATATTTCATTACAATGGCAGACCATTTGCCAATTTAGCAGACATTATAAACTTTCCATGGTATGAAAGacgtattaaatatttttaatgcgctaaactgaaaataattaattgcattaatgCGATTTTAAGCTTTAATTTTAACAGCCCTATTATAAATACAAAAGttttggaaaagtcatggaaatttgtTTCACGGAAAGCCAGAAAAATCCAtcaatggtggggaaagagttaatttacagtgaatttacGGTGAAGactattcaatttctgtacttGAGTACTACTGTTAAACctattttaaaactttaatttatatttttattctactgtatttatttgtgagaCTGATTGTGATTTGATTGTTTACTGGCTGTTtgtaaattcaattcaaaatttGAAATCAAACTTCCTTGTGCTGcgtttaagaaataaaaaaataaaattacacattGTAAAGACACAAACATAGATTGAGCAAACCTACAAGGGTGTAGGTGAGAgaattgtaatttaaaaaaaaaatctaaaaaaattacatattattttacATGCATCTATAGACTTTCATTGAACATTAGTTCATGAATATTTGCCTCAAAATTCATGGAAATGTATTGGTAAAAATGTGTATGAACCCTGAATTACACTTCCAAACAATAAGAGTCATTGTGATAGTACTTGGTATCATACCTTGagaaataataaatgataataatgaataaataatagtaTTTTCTCATTTTCAAAGTTTTCATAGTTTAAACATTTGCTAACATTTTTTATACACTTACAAATGAGCAAAAATGCCTACAAATAACTGGTCTACAAAGAAGCAAATTTCAAACAATTGAACAAGGatgcaaattaaatatttctggtgcaatagttttatttaacatgtagtaagaaatactacagaaattgaataatcattATGATAATAAAACTCTTATCAATGTTTTGAAAAAGAAACCTATACAATAAATCTGATTGTTTCAAATAACCCAGTCAGAGTCTGTAATGTCAGTGTTTGCTGTATGCGCAGTGTGAGGTAAAGCTAAACAGTGAATGTACACCAAGAAACAGAAGTGCTTGGGTATGCGTTACCCAAGCATATGAGATCAATCCGGTACATGTAACATCAATGTAATATTGCATTTCGCATCAGCCCAAAGTGAACTTGACCATGCTAGTCAGAATGCGTAACTCACATTTGTGCTCTTTTCAGACATTGGTGGAGTATGCCAGTCTGTGGAGGATTGAGGAGGAGCCGTTACCAGTACTGGAGGTTTATATCAAGGCACTGCTGAGCTTTGCACAGGCGTCCCCGTACCTCTCTGCCCAGTGTGAAAAGGTGCCGGTTGTGCTTGAAAGGCTCTCACTGTGAGTATGCactttttcttctctttctctttttctgttcaATTTTACTTAAGTTTATTATGAGTATTTGTTGCCTTTCTTCTCTAGGAGTTGTGCAGAGCTGCTGATTTCTATGCCCCAGAAAATCCCAGATGCATTGTGGGACAGGTTTAGGTCATCTGTCCAGGTATATTTAACAGGCTAAAGTTCTTAGTTACTAATGTTTGCATTAATCAACTTTGTTGTCTTCTACAGTAAAGTATCCAACTTGATAGTCAACAACAAATAAGACGCTTGCTGTTTGCAATGTAGGTTTTTTCTAAActgttatgtttattttgtggcCTGTCATGTCTGTGTAGATCGCCCATCCTCTTCTGCAAGAGAAGGGAATCAGTCATCTCCTCATTCTAGCCACCATCGCACGAGAGCAAGGGGTCTGGACCAATCCTACATTGACGGGCATTCTCATAAATGACATGCCACCGCAAGAGAAAGGTGCTCCTCTTTACCCCATAAATTAATGTCTCTCTCTTTTGTCAAATATGACCTGACAACAGAACCAACGGTTTGGTAGAGTTAACCTGTTGACCTGTATTACACAAGCATTGtaaagtttttgttttctctCTAGTCCATGAGTTCCTCACCCTGGAAGGACCAACACTTCTGAGGATGCGGGTGAAGCACCTGATCAAAGAGAGCTGTGTAGATCAGGCTGCGTCGTTGGCCAAGGCCTGTGCTGAGTTCTCTGAATTTCAGGAGAAGGGACACTTTAAGCAGATGTACCTGGTTTGTTTGTGCACTGTTGCTCCGCAGGAACTTGTAATGGAAGAGGTAAGATAGTGGACTGTTTACTGAAATTATACTTCTGTTTCTGCATTTTACCATTCCTGTTCAGATTTAACTCTTATGAAAGTATTCAAGGATCATTAGCCAAAGCTTAAATAAAAGTTCAAATTCGTTAAAAAGTGTGAAGTTGAAGTTGAACTTGATTATTGTTGTCATAAGGTCTTTGGAGTAGATTTATTAATTCCAAAGACAAATATAAAGTTTACGTCTGCAATTTCTATCCCTTCCTTTTCAGCTGTCAAAAGTGGACTGTCGTGATGCTTTAGAGATGATTTGTAACCTTGAGGCTGATGGTGATGAGAAAGCTGCATTTACATTGTGTTCTGGGTTTTTAACACGTCAAATTCTACAGGAGGATACCTACTGTGCTTGGTAAGTCACAAATGTGACCAATGCTAGTAAAATCAATGTAGAATTGGGAAATGACAAATAAGAATTTGCTTTAACCATGataaatatcttttttaaaaaaggacTTTTAATTTAAAGTGTTCTGTTTCTAAATAATTTGAGAAATATTGTGTGTTTTCTGGCAGGGAGTTGACTCTGTTCTGGGGAAAACTGCTCAAACGATTAGAGCCTTCAGATCAAGGCTTTTTGGACAGATGCCGTCAGATGTCATTTCTGTCTAAAACTGTGTTCCACCTACTCTTTTTCATCAAAGTCATCCAGTCAGAGGTGAGCCTTTTCTGTTTCTCACTTCATGCTGTTAATTTTAAACATGATCAAACGTCTGAAATACTAAATACTCATTTTCCAAATCCATAGATGGACAAAGTTGGACTTTCAACTTGTGTTGAGATCTGCATACGAGCTCTGCGATTGGAATCGTGCGAAGGAAGCACCAAGGCCACTGTCTGCAAAACCATTTCCTGCCTCTTACCCTCAGACCTGGAGGTCAAAAGGGCCTGCCAACTGACAGAGTTTCTCCTGGAGCCAACCGTGGACTCTTACTATGCAGTGGAAACTCTTTACAACGAGCCAGACCAGAAGCTAGACGAGGAAGACCTACCGGTACCGAACTCGCTGCGCTGTGAGCTCCTTTTAGTCCTCAAAACCCAGTGGCCTTTTGATCCTGAGTTCTGGAACTGGAAGGCATTAAAACGCCACTGTTTAGGTCTAATGGGGGAGGAGGCCTCAATTGTGTCCTCCATTGATGAACTGAACGATGGTGACATTGAGGGCTTAGGGGAAGACACCAGCATATTTTCTGAGGAGTTCAAGGATGTCTCACAGCGTTTTTTGGATACCACTAATGAACTAAATGAAATAGAAGATCAGAAGCAGAAAAACAGAGAGATGAAAAAGTTGAGAGAAAAAGGGTTCGTCTCAGCTAGGTTTAGAAACTGGCAGGCTTACATGCAATACTGTGTTTTATGCGATAAGGAGTTTCTTGGTCACCGAATCGTGCGTCATGCACAGACTCACTTCAAAGATGGACATTACAGCTGCCCGATATGTTTAGAgacatttgaaacaaaagagaCTCTTGAACCACATGTTGCATCACATGTTAAACTTTCTTGCAAAGAGCGCCTCGCTGCAATGAAGACTAGTAAGCAGTTAGCCAACCCCAAAACAGCTGCTCCTGTCATAGCTGCCCTGAAAGCTAAAAGCAGTGAAAATCAGGTGCGTAAGACCAAGACAAAAAATAACAGTGGTGGGCCATCCAACAAACTTAGTAATGGAGCTGCCAATGACTCTGATGGCTTAGACTTCAAAAATGGTTGTGAAGGGAATATTTGTCCAGTCCAGAGCTGCAGAAGGGGATTTAAATATTTCCGAAATCTTGTTGCCCATGTGAAAGATCATGGCGACAATGAGGAAGCGAAGTGCTTCCTTGAAATGCAGAACTCAAAAGTGGTGTGCCAGTATTGCCGTCGTCAGTTTGTCAGTGTTGATCACCTAAATGATCACCTCCAGGTGCACTGTGGCACCAAACCCTACATTTGCATACAGCTTAATTGCAAAGCCAGCTTTGACTCCAATGCCGAACTTATCGTACATAAGAAAGACCACCCAATCTTCAAGGCTAAGTGTATGTTTCCGGGTTGCGGCAAGATTTTTTATGAAGCCTACAAACTGTATGACCATGAGGCACagcattataaaacatttaccTGCAAAGCACCAGACTGTGGTAAAGTATTTCATTCGCAGTCTGAGTTAGACCTCCATGCAGAGGTCCATGTTGCAAAAGAGGAAGGCCAAGGCCCTGACAGTCAAAGTATTCAACCAGCAGAACCTCATCCAGACCACTCCGATCAAATGGATCAAGGCTCTGCTCAGCCTGGCTCTCTCTCAGTCACCCATTTGAATGACAACGGCACAGGGTCTCAAGTGGATCATCCATCTGGCATGGCGACTATAAAGCATTCTGTTGAAAAGATGCTAAATAGCGCTTTTACACTTTCTGCTCAAGAGTGTGCCCAATCTGGTACAAGTAAACCTGAACAACATCCCATCCATCAGCATATCCCTCAGATCAATAACCACCTGGGCCAGTCAGCTGTGGGCACTCGCACGCCTCACTTAATTCAGCATAGACCGGAGGAATCTCTTTTGGAGGCCTTGATGAGTGATTCAGATCCTATGCCGTCTACATCTTCATACCAGAGTGTATTAGAGGACTTTCTGCCTGTCCCACCAACTGATGGTCAGCTGCAGACAGCTGATCCAGGTACTACTCCATTATACAACAATAACAATGGAGTATTTCGGCAGTACAGTCCTAATCCTTTAGCTCCGGTTCAAACATCATATCAGAACCTGTGTAGTAGCAACGTGACCTCTCCAGCACAGACTTCCCACAATACAACACCACTTGTCTCATTGGGTCAGATGCTTCCTCCTGTTTCTCAGACACTTCCTCTACAAATGGCTTCTGTACCAAATAATGGACAAGTATTGGAGAACAAATCTGTGAAACCAGTAGATATCAATGTGAAAAACAAAGAGAGACACAAATGTCACTTTGAAACATGTACTCGAGACTATAGCTCTTACAGAAGTGTTACTAAGCACATGAGGGCTGTTCATCCTGAATTTTACACACAGTGGAAACTAGCAAAGAAGAACAATGTTGCAATCCAATCCACACTCAGATCTGTTTCTGTAAACGGAACCCTCAATTCAGTTGTGAATCCACAAGACCAGCTGGGCCAAAGAGTCACTGGCCCTGGTGTTCAGACACCGAATCCCCTTAGCCAACCTCCTTCCTACCCAACCAACTGTGCAAACCCCAACTATCCTTCTGTCTCTTCTCAAGTCAATGCTTCCCCAAGGCATATCCGTACCAATGAAATGGACAATATATTAGATCCCATTGTTCTCTCTCAGCTTGGAAATGGTACAAATCAGCCTCAAATGGCAGCAGACCATGTGTGGGGCCCCAGGAACAATTCGGTACTCCAACAGCAGATATGTAATTCTCAATCAATGACCCAAAATATGAACACACTTCCTAGCAACCATTTTACTCGCATGAATGCAGCTTCTAGTGAGGATGGACAGCAGAGAGGTATGAGCTATACTACCCTACAACCGCAGAATAATACAGTTTACCCAGCACCAGCTCAAGCGGAAAGCATTCAAAAACTCAATGGCACCTCAGAAGAAAGTCTACATTCAGTTGGCAATCTCAATCCACCCCAACAAGTCATGGGTCCTAATGTAGTGGTAGCCGTTAATTCTGTAGTAGAAACAAATTTGGGATCTGCTCAAATGTCCATGTTGCCCTCTTTCACTGACAGTTTGAACAATTCAGTTTCCAAAGATACTTCAGCAGATTACACGCAGCAAACGAAAGATAAATTCTCTGCAGTAACCAACACTCAGTGTGCGGTGAAGCCGGAGAGAGACACAGCTTTAGGTTTGCCACTCCCTAACAATGAAACTCCCCCATCAAACAGCAGTTCTCCAAGTTGTCAGAATAACAATGGAAATGTGTCAAGTGATAAAGGCAAAAAAAGAGTTAAACGAAGCAGCAGAACAAAATGGCCTGCAATTGTTAAAGATGGTAAGTTCATTTGCTGCAGATGTTATAGAGAATTCCCAAGTCCTAAATCTCTGGGAGGACATTTGTCAAAACGGGCTCATTGCAAACCATTTGATGAAGCTGACCTGACAGCGGACCTCCCCAGCTCATTTCTTGATCTTCTTAACTCTCCTCATCCAACATCATCCTCATATTTCAACCTGCCACAGAATAAGGGCCCTCTTGATCCAAAACTATTCCCAAATGTCACTTATCCCCAAGCCAATGGCACCTACAATAGCAAAGACACACAGACAGGGGGAGTGTTCAAGCAAAGCACGTCAAATCTGTGTATGAGCTCTGGACAAGAACAGCAGACGGTTCCAAACCCCTGTGCTCCATATGCTCAGAGCAGTCGTATGTCAGAAACTAGTGTCATACAGCATACTGGTAGTGTCAAACATCAGCTACAAGCGAGTTATTCTGAGATGTCGAACACACTGTTTAATGACGATGTCAGTGATCCTCTTCTTTCTCAATTGTTGGCTGATGACCAGTCTACATCCAGCCTGAATAGCGGTTCATCAGATCATGTCAATCAAATTCTTCAAGCtgaaactttaaataaaattaaagagcTCAAGGAAAAAACAACCGACAGTGCAAGTGACTTATCAAATGATGGACTTCTGGCAGCCATGGCAAGTCTTACTCAAAACCTGGTGTCTGAAAAGAGTGTCAAAGAAAGACTACGTGAGCAGATATTGGCTGGagacctttacaaaaaaagtagTTTGCCTCGTGGATCAAGTGTTGACAGTTCCTACTCACAAATGTCTGTTGCAAGTCCTGACATTGGGGATTCACAGCATACCTCAAACTTGATTGAGAATGCACCTCAAGGTGAGCAACAACCTGTGGGAAACGCAGACAAAGTCCCTGTCGAGGCAGTTTCACAATTGAGTGATGTGAGGCCAAATGATGGCTTAAAGCACACTGTTTCATCTGTGTCTTCGGGAAGTGCCGTCAACGATCAGTCCAACAGTATGCCCATAACCGAGATGGATGAAGTGTTGGAACTCCAAAAAGCTCTTGAGAATCTTGACCTTGACAGAGAAATCAGTGAGGTTATCAAAACTGTGGCTTGCATCAATGAGGTTCCCAAAACTGTTGCTGATCCTGCATTGAGTGTTGCACAGCCTAATAAGCCAGACTCCAATGATTTACCCAAGGAGATACCAATTTATGTGAAACCATTTGCATGTGAGACAAATGGCTGTAATTACAGTGCCATGACGAAAGATGCTCTTTTTAAACACCTTGTCAAGCTCCACAATTACACAGATAAAATGCTTAATCAAATGAAAGACCAGTTTAATGTCGCCCCTTTCAGGTGTCAAAAATGTTCCAAGGCCTTCACACGCAACTCCAATCTCAAAGCCCATTATATGTCAGTTCATAACTTTTCACAGGAAGAAATAAAGAGGATGAAAATCAGGCCTAAGCCCAATCATAGGCTCCTGGATAGTGATGGAGGAAGCCCTTGTCCAGTGCCAGAATT
Above is a window of Megalobrama amblycephala isolate DHTTF-2021 linkage group LG11, ASM1881202v1, whole genome shotgun sequence DNA encoding:
- the znf292b gene encoding zinc finger protein 292b, encoding MADEEAEQDRSERSDPSSALNALTTRLEDIAAALKNSQESPDERASQYCYEFCQTLVEYASLWRIEEEPLPVLEVYIKALLSFAQASPYLSAQCEKVPVVLERLSLSCAELLISMPQKIPDALWDRFRSSVQIAHPLLQEKGISHLLILATIAREQGVWTNPTLTGILINDMPPQEKVHEFLTLEGPTLLRMRVKHLIKESCVDQAASLAKACAEFSEFQEKGHFKQMYLVCLCTVAPQELVMEELSKVDCRDALEMICNLEADGDEKAAFTLCSGFLTRQILQEDTYCAWELTLFWGKLLKRLEPSDQGFLDRCRQMSFLSKTVFHLLFFIKVIQSEMDKVGLSTCVEICIRALRLESCEGSTKATVCKTISCLLPSDLEVKRACQLTEFLLEPTVDSYYAVETLYNEPDQKLDEEDLPVPNSLRCELLLVLKTQWPFDPEFWNWKALKRHCLGLMGEEASIVSSIDELNDGDIEGLGEDTSIFSEEFKDVSQRFLDTTNELNEIEDQKQKNREMKKLREKGFVSARFRNWQAYMQYCVLCDKEFLGHRIVRHAQTHFKDGHYSCPICLETFETKETLEPHVASHVKLSCKERLAAMKTSKQLANPKTAAPVIAALKAKSSENQVRKTKTKNNSGGPSNKLSNGAANDSDGLDFKNGCEGNICPVQSCRRGFKYFRNLVAHVKDHGDNEEAKCFLEMQNSKVVCQYCRRQFVSVDHLNDHLQVHCGTKPYICIQLNCKASFDSNAELIVHKKDHPIFKAKCMFPGCGKIFYEAYKLYDHEAQHYKTFTCKAPDCGKVFHSQSELDLHAEVHVAKEEGQGPDSQSIQPAEPHPDHSDQMDQGSAQPGSLSVTHLNDNGTGSQVDHPSGMATIKHSVEKMLNSAFTLSAQECAQSGTSKPEQHPIHQHIPQINNHLGQSAVGTRTPHLIQHRPEESLLEALMSDSDPMPSTSSYQSVLEDFLPVPPTDGQLQTADPGTTPLYNNNNGVFRQYSPNPLAPVQTSYQNLCSSNVTSPAQTSHNTTPLVSLGQMLPPVSQTLPLQMASVPNNGQVLENKSVKPVDINVKNKERHKCHFETCTRDYSSYRSVTKHMRAVHPEFYTQWKLAKKNNVAIQSTLRSVSVNGTLNSVVNPQDQLGQRVTGPGVQTPNPLSQPPSYPTNCANPNYPSVSSQVNASPRHIRTNEMDNILDPIVLSQLGNGTNQPQMAADHVWGPRNNSVLQQQICNSQSMTQNMNTLPSNHFTRMNAASSEDGQQRGMSYTTLQPQNNTVYPAPAQAESIQKLNGTSEESLHSVGNLNPPQQVMGPNVVVAVNSVVETNLGSAQMSMLPSFTDSLNNSVSKDTSADYTQQTKDKFSAVTNTQCAVKPERDTALGLPLPNNETPPSNSSSPSCQNNNGNVSSDKGKKRVKRSSRTKWPAIVKDGKFICCRCYREFPSPKSLGGHLSKRAHCKPFDEADLTADLPSSFLDLLNSPHPTSSSYFNLPQNKGPLDPKLFPNVTYPQANGTYNSKDTQTGGVFKQSTSNLCMSSGQEQQTVPNPCAPYAQSSRMSETSVIQHTGSVKHQLQASYSEMSNTLFNDDVSDPLLSQLLADDQSTSSLNSGSSDHVNQILQAETLNKIKELKEKTTDSASDLSNDGLLAAMASLTQNLVSEKSVKERLREQILAGDLYKKSSLPRGSSVDSSYSQMSVASPDIGDSQHTSNLIENAPQGEQQPVGNADKVPVEAVSQLSDVRPNDGLKHTVSSVSSGSAVNDQSNSMPITEMDEVLELQKALENLDLDREISEVIKTVACINEVPKTVADPALSVAQPNKPDSNDLPKEIPIYVKPFACETNGCNYSAMTKDALFKHLVKLHNYTDKMLNQMKDQFNVAPFRCQKCSKAFTRNSNLKAHYMSVHNFSQEEIKRMKIRPKPNHRLLDSDGGSPCPVPEFPSPVKITPCVDARKQQRVIKCTSVSKTEGNVKILHCITPSLVKQSVFVPQGKSPALGTQTVTQMPVQPSVIVSGRSSVTPRMDQNTNGFSPKSSVFGQTHVSPLKEILPIAPFTQNPTAAVQTLNQSLDKKPKPTKPRVAKPKESPKKTKEKKAEVDDAFSPYRPYRCVHQGCVAAFTIQQNLILHYKAVHQSALPKFEVNSQDEQNEEEVEDKERNEEGEEKLDADITEVDEFRCQVKDCSCIFQSVPDLLQHYLQLHKLTLEKAGAMMCSINLGRFQCDQPNCSETFTAFWKYISHVDKEHKETNLSKVVPVEGMFRCPVEGCECAYSTRSNLLRHTMKKHQDRYKRLLINPREGGSGVKLGRPRKYEIDVVEKENRETNKKPIKKVALKKVGLKKEALKKVALKKRKAKKNNWTKYGKPILKTQEEASAMCTKRLQLQYACMIKGCETVTSSERNIMKHYLQHGLPKQYLEEQRSNFIYCKKIPRSRYKRIASRSDDTDKSEESSIETTENDEVAEPSQSESEFSKPTSEKESTEDVDLSDAKPSTDTCSEISVVVKRRRGRPRKGQGVKKCFGPKRMTRLRTARSSEVNYVDMNTDSMSSTTTMTQEDVSGQNTPLSSFKPMGFEVSFLQFLQQSNTSQKRKATVPLNGNAHKRLQTAFHLKTATVVCKRADAQLHSREVLKLVEFKNPQKLTSLGNVTFEVQKVFSGVLEILLKQLHELRPTVILEKNN